Proteins from a genomic interval of Microbacterium esteraromaticum:
- a CDS encoding ribonuclease H, translating into MTITAAADGSALGNPGPNGWAWYIDDARWAAGGSAHGTNNQGELRAVLELLRATAGTDEALVIECDSRYVIDSVTKWMPGWKRRGWRKSDGGAVLNRDLLEGIDEAMRGRDVTFTWVKGHAGHPLNEAADERANAAARAYQKGEEPRTGPGFAGAVPEPPAPQPVAPLPPASQFSAPVWAETTDLFSGFDDPEASAPAQLTVSLTAAEHARLRDRADAQGISLEEALRRLI; encoded by the coding sequence ATGACGATCACCGCCGCGGCAGACGGCTCCGCACTCGGCAACCCCGGCCCGAACGGCTGGGCCTGGTACATCGACGACGCACGATGGGCGGCGGGCGGATCGGCGCACGGCACGAACAACCAGGGCGAACTGCGCGCCGTGCTCGAACTGCTGCGCGCAACCGCCGGCACCGATGAAGCCCTCGTGATCGAGTGCGACAGCCGGTACGTGATCGACTCGGTCACCAAGTGGATGCCCGGGTGGAAGCGCCGCGGCTGGCGCAAGTCCGATGGCGGCGCGGTGCTGAACCGCGATCTGCTCGAGGGCATCGATGAGGCCATGCGCGGGCGCGACGTGACGTTCACCTGGGTGAAGGGGCATGCCGGGCATCCGCTCAACGAGGCCGCCGACGAGCGCGCCAACGCGGCGGCGCGCGCCTATCAGAAGGGCGAGGAACCGCGCACGGGGCCCGGCTTCGCCGGCGCCGTCCCCGAACCACCCGCACCGCAGCCGGTCGCGCCGCTGCCGCCCGCATCGCAGTTCTCGGCGCCGGTGTGGGCTGAGACGACCGACCTGTTCTCGGGTTTCGACGACCCCGAGGCATCCGCTCCCGCGCAGCTCACCGTCTCACTGACCGCCGCCGAGCACGCCCGGCTGCGCGACCGCGCCGACGCACAGGGCATCTCGCTCGAAGAGGCCCTGCGACGCCTGATCTGA
- a CDS encoding sensor histidine kinase, with protein sequence MPLPDLLAIIGLALGAALLVGALGLGALHLARRRGLIVQLCVVVLAEALTLAAGVLAVAQAMYISAHDFLVVVVVTVVSTLMAVAIALVLGLRLSRAAHTLQTLTHSVGDGELVTSGAALAAGGELQQVADELAATSARLAEARAQVQAIDESRRELMTWISHDLRSPLSGLRAMTEALEDGLADDPARFHRQMRLQVDHLTSLVDNLFELSKISSGTLVLTLEPLSLRDIVSDIAAELGPVAHAKRIELVESTSSDHVVVGDPAELSRVVSNLLMNAIEHTPQGGVIRISTARESDAVTLSVHDSGAGIADEDLHRVFDPGWRGTHARTPRPPGSGHTGAGLGLAIAQGIVEAHNGRITARNEDIGCRFDVHLPA encoded by the coding sequence ATGCCACTACCCGACCTGCTCGCCATCATCGGCCTCGCTCTCGGCGCCGCCCTGCTCGTCGGAGCGCTCGGCCTGGGAGCCCTCCACCTCGCGCGTCGACGCGGGCTGATCGTACAGCTGTGCGTCGTGGTTCTCGCCGAGGCGCTCACGCTCGCGGCGGGCGTGCTGGCCGTCGCCCAGGCCATGTACATCTCGGCCCACGACTTTCTCGTCGTCGTCGTGGTGACGGTGGTCTCGACACTGATGGCGGTCGCCATCGCCCTGGTACTCGGCCTGCGCCTCTCGCGCGCCGCACACACCCTGCAGACCCTGACGCACTCGGTCGGCGACGGCGAACTGGTCACCAGCGGGGCGGCGCTGGCCGCAGGCGGCGAGCTGCAGCAGGTAGCCGACGAACTGGCCGCCACCAGCGCCCGACTCGCCGAGGCCCGCGCTCAAGTGCAGGCGATCGACGAGTCGCGCCGCGAACTGATGACCTGGATCTCGCACGACCTGCGCTCTCCGCTCAGCGGCCTGCGCGCCATGACCGAGGCGCTCGAAGACGGCCTCGCCGACGACCCCGCGCGCTTCCACCGCCAGATGCGCCTGCAGGTCGACCACCTGACCTCGCTGGTCGACAACCTCTTCGAGCTGTCGAAGATCTCGTCGGGCACGCTCGTGCTGACGCTGGAACCGCTGTCGTTGCGCGACATCGTCAGCGATATCGCCGCCGAGCTCGGACCGGTCGCGCATGCCAAGCGCATCGAGCTGGTCGAGAGCACCAGCTCTGATCATGTCGTCGTCGGCGACCCCGCCGAACTGTCTCGGGTGGTCTCGAACCTGTTGATGAACGCGATCGAGCACACCCCGCAGGGCGGGGTGATCCGCATCAGCACGGCCCGCGAGTCTGATGCAGTCACCCTCTCGGTGCACGATTCGGGCGCCGGCATCGCCGACGAAGACCTGCATCGCGTCTTCGATCCGGGCTGGCGCGGCACGCATGCGCGCACCCCGCGGCCGCCCGGCAGCGGACACACCGGGGCGGGTCTGGGCCTGGCGATCGCCCAGGGCATCGTCGAAGCGCACAACGGGCGCATCACGGCCCGCAACGAAGACATCGGATGCCGGTTCGACGTGCACCTGCCCGCATAG
- a CDS encoding response regulator transcription factor: MSLLSNGEQGVDLTDRRVLVVEDDATVAEVAVTYLRTAGLLADVASDSFSALAAVERTPPDLIVLDRMLPGIDGAEVCRRIRATSAVPIIMLTALGSTEDRIAGLEAGADDYLTKPFSPRELVLRVQSVLRRSLAPHTPEAPFDIGPFHLDASARRVSRDGAELVLSAREFDLLAFLLKHPRQTFDRQTLLRSVWGWEFGDLSTVTVTTRRLREKIEADPAHPTLLVTVWGVGYRLDIEET; this comes from the coding sequence ATGTCCCTCCTGTCCAATGGTGAACAGGGCGTCGATCTCACCGACCGGCGCGTTCTCGTCGTGGAGGACGACGCCACCGTCGCCGAAGTGGCCGTGACCTACCTGCGCACCGCCGGACTGCTCGCCGATGTGGCATCCGACAGCTTCTCGGCACTCGCGGCCGTCGAGCGCACCCCACCCGACCTGATCGTGCTCGATCGGATGCTACCGGGCATCGACGGCGCCGAGGTGTGCCGGCGCATCCGCGCCACCTCTGCGGTGCCGATCATCATGCTCACCGCACTGGGGTCGACCGAAGACCGCATCGCCGGACTCGAAGCCGGCGCCGACGACTACCTCACCAAACCGTTCTCACCCCGTGAACTGGTGTTGCGCGTGCAATCGGTGCTGCGGCGCAGTCTCGCCCCGCACACCCCTGAGGCACCCTTCGACATCGGCCCCTTCCACCTCGACGCCTCGGCCCGGCGCGTCAGCCGCGACGGCGCCGAACTGGTGCTGTCGGCGCGCGAGTTCGATCTGCTCGCCTTTCTGCTCAAGCATCCCCGCCAGACGTTCGACCGGCAGACGCTGCTGCGCAGCGTGTGGGGGTGGGAGTTCGGTGACCTCTCGACTGTGACCGTCACCACCCGCCGGCTGCGCGAGAAGATCGAGGCCGACCCGGCGCATCCGACGCTGCTGGTCACGGTCTGGGGCGTCGGCTACCGTCTGGACATCGAGGAGACCTGA
- a CDS encoding glycosyltransferase family 2 protein, with the protein MEIAVDVVLPCLDEAEALPGVLAGLPAGWRAIVVDNGSTDGSAAVAEQHGATVVHAAQRGYGAAVHAGLMAANAPIVAFSDADGSFDLAQLAAVVGPVRSGDADLVFARRVPARPGAWPPHARVANAALLWWVRRRMGVDVHDLGPMRAGRRTDLIGLDLRDRRSGYPLELLLRAHRAGWRIDEVPVPYLPRVGRSKVTGTVRGTVQAVRDMTTMLRRYA; encoded by the coding sequence ATGGAAATCGCCGTCGATGTCGTGCTCCCGTGTCTCGATGAGGCCGAGGCGCTGCCGGGTGTGCTGGCGGGGCTTCCCGCCGGGTGGCGCGCCATCGTCGTCGACAACGGTTCGACCGACGGGTCGGCCGCGGTGGCTGAGCAGCACGGTGCGACGGTCGTGCATGCGGCGCAACGGGGGTACGGCGCGGCCGTGCATGCCGGACTGATGGCGGCCAACGCGCCGATCGTCGCGTTCAGCGATGCCGACGGCTCGTTCGACCTGGCACAGCTGGCGGCTGTGGTCGGACCCGTGCGGTCGGGGGATGCCGATCTGGTGTTCGCGCGGCGGGTTCCGGCGCGGCCGGGGGCGTGGCCGCCCCACGCGCGGGTCGCGAATGCGGCGCTGCTGTGGTGGGTGCGTCGACGGATGGGCGTCGACGTGCATGACCTGGGGCCGATGCGGGCCGGGCGCCGGACCGACCTGATCGGACTCGATCTGCGTGATCGGCGCAGCGGGTATCCGCTCGAGCTGCTGTTGCGGGCGCACCGTGCGGGCTGGCGCATCGATGAGGTGCCGGTGCCGTACCTGCCGAGGGTGGGGCGTTCGAAGGTGACGGGCACGGTGCGCGGCACGGTTCAGGCCGTGCGCGATATGACGACGATGCTGCGGAGGTACGCATGA
- a CDS encoding TIGR04282 family arsenosugar biosynthesis glycosyltransferase, translated as MTTLIVMAKECMPGRVKTRLHPPLSLADAARLAQACLDDTVARTRVVGERRVLCLQGSLPPIAGFAQVPQVPGDLDERIGAVLDQVRGPVLLIGMDTPQVDPVLLQRLANEWPRDVDAWFGPAADGGFWLLGLSELPGRSRGDLVRGVPMSRSDTGRNTRDRLVRAGLRVRDAPELSDIDDIASLRVVAREVDPAGRVASVLRELRREGALDGVVAPRGGLVARRGAEVA; from the coding sequence ATGACCACTCTGATCGTGATGGCGAAGGAGTGCATGCCCGGGCGGGTGAAGACGCGTCTGCACCCTCCGTTGAGTCTGGCGGATGCTGCGCGGCTCGCGCAGGCGTGTCTGGACGATACGGTCGCCCGCACCCGTGTGGTGGGTGAGCGCCGGGTGCTGTGCCTGCAGGGCAGTCTGCCCCCGATCGCGGGATTCGCGCAGGTGCCGCAGGTGCCGGGCGATCTCGACGAGCGGATCGGAGCTGTGCTCGACCAGGTGCGTGGGCCGGTGCTGTTGATCGGCATGGACACCCCGCAGGTCGATCCGGTGCTGCTGCAGCGCCTGGCCAACGAGTGGCCGCGCGACGTGGATGCCTGGTTCGGGCCCGCCGCGGATGGGGGCTTCTGGTTGCTGGGGCTGTCGGAACTGCCCGGCAGGAGCCGGGGGGATCTGGTGCGCGGCGTGCCGATGTCGCGCAGCGATACGGGGCGCAACACGCGTGATCGGCTGGTGCGGGCGGGACTGCGGGTGCGTGATGCGCCCGAGCTGAGCGACATTGATGACATCGCGTCGCTGCGGGTGGTCGCGCGCGAGGTCGATCCGGCGGGCCGCGTCGCTTCGGTGCTGCGGGAGTTGCGTCGGGAGGGCGCGCTCGATGGTGTCGTGGCGCCGCGCGGGGGTCTCGTCGCGCGACGTGGGGCGGAGGTCGCGTGA
- a CDS encoding class I SAM-dependent methyltransferase has protein sequence MRRVVAPVDEQTVVDAHYGAGGDAPYELALRGGGGMLQIIEHGAADGGRPVELGRFLSAADHADAAVIARAHGTVLDVGCGPGRMMRASIVAGHLSLGLDVSAAAVEHATAQGLPALRRSVFDSVPREGEWDTVLLIDGNLGIGGDPVALLARCAELLAPGGSVLAELHADSRRDRGFAARLVDTDGRTSAPFRWHEVGRRPLPGYARRAGLQCVEVWADAGRVFAHLRR, from the coding sequence ATGCGCCGCGTGGTCGCTCCGGTCGATGAGCAGACGGTGGTCGACGCCCACTATGGCGCCGGGGGTGACGCCCCGTACGAGCTCGCGTTGCGAGGTGGGGGAGGGATGCTACAGATCATCGAGCACGGTGCCGCGGACGGTGGGCGCCCGGTCGAGCTCGGGCGGTTTCTCTCGGCGGCCGACCATGCGGATGCCGCGGTGATCGCGCGGGCGCACGGCACGGTGCTCGATGTCGGGTGCGGGCCGGGACGGATGATGCGCGCGTCGATCGTCGCGGGACACCTGAGTCTGGGGCTCGATGTGTCGGCGGCGGCCGTCGAACACGCGACAGCGCAGGGGTTGCCCGCACTGCGGCGCTCGGTGTTCGACTCCGTTCCCCGCGAGGGCGAGTGGGACACCGTGCTGCTGATCGACGGCAACCTCGGCATCGGCGGCGATCCCGTGGCATTGCTCGCCCGCTGCGCCGAACTGCTCGCTCCTGGTGGCTCGGTGCTGGCTGAACTGCACGCCGATAGCCGCCGCGACCGTGGGTTCGCGGCGCGGCTGGTCGACACCGACGGCAGAACCAGCGCGCCGTTCCGCTGGCACGAGGTCGGGCGTCGTCCACTGCCCGGCTACGCCCGGCGTGCCGGCCTACAGTGCGTCGAGGTGTGGGCGGATGCCGGACGCGTGTTCGCGCACCTTCGGCGATGA
- a CDS encoding aminoglycoside phosphotransferase family protein — MTAASGEITSALVQSLVSEQFPQWAQLPIRPVEAQGWDNRTFRLGDRMAVRLPSADGYVAGLVREEQTLATLGSRISVAIPRVVATGAPSAAFNRPWSVREWIDGHTLAAVDASDRERAIDSLGDALAKLQACDTGGGPWAGRASAYRGCHVSSVGEDVQGWLPLLNGREADGCRKLWDASVATAWTGTPVWVHGDVAPGNMLFDSKGQLAALIDFGQTCIGDPACDLAFAWLSCSAGERDQLRDRLTLPEGAWLRGAAWALWKALISSPEDVLARYGRSRDAVLSDVADLTAG, encoded by the coding sequence ATGACCGCCGCTTCCGGAGAGATCACTTCTGCGTTGGTCCAGTCCCTCGTGTCGGAGCAGTTCCCTCAGTGGGCGCAGCTGCCGATCCGACCGGTCGAAGCTCAGGGGTGGGACAACCGCACTTTCCGGCTTGGCGACCGCATGGCCGTGCGTCTCCCGAGCGCTGATGGCTACGTCGCCGGCCTGGTTCGGGAGGAGCAAACCCTCGCGACCCTCGGCTCGCGGATCAGCGTGGCGATCCCCCGCGTCGTAGCGACCGGGGCTCCCTCGGCGGCGTTCAACCGGCCGTGGTCAGTGCGTGAGTGGATTGACGGACACACTCTGGCTGCGGTTGACGCGTCCGACCGAGAGCGCGCCATCGATAGCTTGGGCGACGCCTTGGCGAAGTTGCAGGCCTGTGACACGGGCGGAGGCCCGTGGGCGGGAAGGGCATCTGCCTACCGCGGCTGTCACGTCAGTAGCGTCGGTGAGGACGTGCAGGGTTGGCTCCCGCTTCTGAACGGACGTGAAGCAGACGGATGCCGGAAACTCTGGGATGCGTCAGTGGCCACGGCGTGGACAGGTACGCCAGTGTGGGTGCACGGCGATGTCGCGCCAGGCAACATGTTGTTCGACAGCAAAGGTCAGTTGGCGGCGCTCATCGACTTCGGACAGACGTGCATTGGAGACCCTGCTTGCGACCTGGCCTTCGCATGGTTGAGTTGCAGTGCCGGTGAACGTGATCAACTGCGCGACAGGCTGACACTGCCTGAGGGTGCCTGGCTGCGAGGTGCAGCCTGGGCGCTGTGGAAGGCTCTCATCAGTTCCCCCGAAGACGTGCTCGCCAGGTACGGGCGCTCGCGTGACGCCGTGCTGAGCGATGTGGCTGACTTGACAGCGGGCTAG
- a CDS encoding alpha/beta hydrolase gives MVAPFLIRLHNRHGRNTPNRPKRLSTTLASFQWTISHQLAMNKVDDENSGDDGEMGRAGNDRYQLELRSLRGAHRKLSPQVGFGRESGSQHYPGRMRVYVHGAGRQGRDAWPSTSDQGSRFASLDFTGPMDANVASLAALTPRNSVVFAHSAGAVPVFLAVQARQIAARALVLVEPALYDVARGVPVIEDHIDAITRARALSRGGDLFGYWSIVRPLMFGGPAERSRWDEERETAERFEAKQPPWGFGVASSAIVGVPTLVITGGWNAEYETIAGVLIEEGATHVQLRGANHRPQDHSGFADTVERFLAGV, from the coding sequence ATGGTCGCTCCGTTCCTCATCCGCCTTCACAACAGACATGGCAGGAACACTCCGAACCGTCCCAAGCGACTCTCAACCACTCTCGCAAGTTTCCAATGGACGATTTCGCATCAGCTGGCCATGAACAAGGTAGACGACGAGAACAGCGGCGACGACGGAGAAATGGGCCGCGCCGGTAATGATCGTTATCAGCTCGAGCTGCGCTCGCTTCGTGGGGCGCACCGGAAACTATCGCCGCAGGTCGGCTTCGGCAGGGAATCCGGAAGCCAGCACTACCCTGGGCGGATGCGAGTGTATGTTCATGGCGCGGGTCGTCAAGGCCGCGACGCTTGGCCTTCGACCTCTGACCAGGGGTCGCGTTTTGCGAGTCTTGACTTCACCGGGCCGATGGACGCGAACGTTGCATCCCTCGCGGCGCTCACTCCGCGCAACTCGGTCGTGTTCGCACACTCGGCTGGCGCCGTGCCCGTGTTTCTGGCCGTACAGGCGCGTCAGATAGCCGCACGTGCCCTCGTTCTCGTAGAGCCTGCGCTGTACGACGTTGCGAGGGGCGTACCTGTGATCGAAGATCACATCGATGCGATCACGCGCGCCCGAGCTCTTTCTCGGGGTGGTGACCTGTTCGGCTACTGGTCGATCGTCCGCCCGCTCATGTTCGGAGGTCCCGCTGAGCGTTCTCGGTGGGACGAAGAGCGGGAGACCGCTGAAAGATTTGAGGCGAAGCAGCCGCCATGGGGATTCGGCGTGGCAAGCTCCGCGATTGTCGGGGTGCCAACGCTTGTCATCACGGGAGGGTGGAATGCGGAGTACGAGACGATAGCGGGTGTCTTGATAGAGGAAGGCGCGACTCACGTTCAGCTACGCGGCGCCAACCACAGACCACAGGATCATTCAGGCTTCGCTGACACGGTCGAGCGGTTCCTCGCCGGCGTCTGA
- a CDS encoding RNA polymerase sigma factor — MVVAENADDLLRYLLRRVDAPEDAADLLGRVLLALWEGGARVPTVDPDARMWCFGIARNILREHYRHSQKRLALADDLRDHLRDLAIPDNAADTAAEAQMRAHAVRTAVLALDERYRELVMLVHWDGFSLAEAARLLALNESTARTRYARALRRLEESLNEYAAAHHTDHVGMKPECVSGL, encoded by the coding sequence TTGGTCGTCGCAGAGAACGCCGATGATCTCTTGCGCTATCTCCTCCGTCGCGTCGACGCGCCGGAGGACGCCGCCGATCTGCTCGGTCGTGTGCTCCTTGCGCTCTGGGAAGGCGGCGCGAGAGTGCCCACCGTCGACCCGGACGCGCGGATGTGGTGTTTCGGTATCGCCCGCAACATCCTCCGCGAGCACTACCGGCACAGCCAAAAGCGCCTCGCACTGGCTGACGATCTTAGAGATCATCTGCGCGACCTCGCGATTCCGGACAACGCAGCGGACACTGCTGCGGAAGCTCAGATGCGCGCCCACGCCGTCAGAACCGCAGTTCTGGCACTCGATGAGAGATACCGAGAACTGGTGATGCTCGTTCACTGGGACGGGTTCAGCTTGGCGGAGGCCGCGCGTCTTCTCGCTTTGAACGAGTCCACAGCGCGAACACGTTACGCCCGGGCGCTCCGGCGCCTCGAAGAATCACTGAACGAGTACGCAGCAGCGCATCACACCGATCACGTCGGCATGAAGCCGGAGTGCGTTTCCGGTCTCTGA
- a CDS encoding 2'-5' RNA ligase family protein, which yields MRKPFMNTPRQLESLDGQQYLVLRPTSRLADRYATEQGKALGLAGLPHPHSGHVTLRGFYEPSRLKELSALVHAWACEQQPIEIIGQAVDAFPAPWQILILRLARSSSLVSAYATLTDMLDATSFRRLGDLPLADWTFHMSIVYGETQSRERWKAIESARVHEFEQPLHETVTEVELVSYARGEEHSEVIQLGRLSARRQRAVLGEHRRYLAQNDGFGGCHQSVRPEALYGRDRMGSLPRRELEPVGGRLFRSAPAPRFVFVLRGLPLRSPPADTERVETFVWRVIGLILAGPPCSAVGRLRRRVNRAHWCRTGQLHSGRQQARFRYQRRTSELPVAGRETQV from the coding sequence ATGCGGAAACCGTTCATGAATACACCGAGGCAGCTCGAGTCTCTCGATGGGCAGCAGTACCTCGTGCTCCGTCCTACCTCAAGGCTGGCGGATCGGTACGCAACGGAACAGGGCAAGGCGTTGGGGCTAGCGGGGCTTCCGCACCCGCACAGCGGCCATGTGACGCTACGAGGCTTCTACGAGCCATCGCGCCTCAAGGAACTCAGCGCGCTCGTGCACGCCTGGGCATGTGAGCAACAGCCAATCGAGATCATCGGCCAGGCAGTCGATGCGTTCCCGGCCCCTTGGCAGATCCTCATCCTTCGGCTCGCTCGTAGCAGTTCCCTCGTCTCCGCCTACGCGACATTGACCGACATGCTGGACGCCACTAGCTTTCGTCGACTTGGTGACCTGCCCCTGGCCGACTGGACCTTCCATATGTCCATCGTTTATGGCGAAACGCAGTCGCGTGAACGCTGGAAGGCAATCGAGTCCGCACGAGTTCACGAGTTCGAACAGCCGCTGCACGAGACGGTCACCGAGGTAGAGCTTGTCTCGTACGCTCGCGGTGAGGAACACAGCGAAGTCATCCAACTCGGCCGTTTAAGCGCTCGTCGCCAACGCGCGGTGCTCGGCGAACACCGACGTTATCTTGCCCAGAACGACGGTTTTGGCGGATGCCACCAGTCGGTCAGGCCGGAGGCTCTATATGGCCGAGATCGCATGGGCAGTCTTCCACGACGAGAACTCGAACCCGTTGGCGGTCGACTATTTCGATCGGCTCCGGCCCCGCGCTTCGTATTCGTCCTTCGCGGACTACCGCTCCGCTCGCCTCCGGCAGACACAGAACGGGTCGAGACGTTCGTATGGCGTGTGATCGGGCTGATTCTCGCTGGTCCGCCGTGTAGTGCGGTAGGACGTCTGCGCCGCCGAGTAAATCGAGCCCACTGGTGTCGGACAGGCCAACTTCATTCGGGTCGACAGCAAGCGCGATTCCGATATCAGCGCCGGACAAGTGAGCTTCCGGTCGCCGGTCGAGAGACGCAGGTCTGA
- a CDS encoding RNA polymerase sigma factor, whose amino-acid sequence MSTSKSRATAAVRAHAADVLAYLTRRVDSPEDAADLLSEVLLIVWKRITALPSDDSEVRPWMFGIARKVLLRHHRTMQRKHAVADRLRSILTVAESPGFSDRDDHADLRDALIRLEQVDRDIIGLVHWEGFSLKDVGRIMRMKEGTVRSRYHRARASLRTYLAERPEGTTSPNDEPTAAAAVVEDRSRQDLVDS is encoded by the coding sequence ATGAGCACGAGCAAGTCTCGCGCCACGGCCGCGGTCCGCGCGCACGCGGCCGATGTGCTGGCCTACCTGACTCGGCGCGTCGACTCACCGGAGGATGCTGCAGATTTATTGTCCGAGGTGCTCCTGATCGTATGGAAGCGGATCACAGCGCTCCCCTCCGATGACTCCGAAGTTCGTCCATGGATGTTCGGGATCGCGCGGAAGGTTCTGCTTCGTCATCATCGAACCATGCAGCGCAAGCATGCTGTGGCTGATCGACTACGAAGCATATTGACCGTCGCAGAAAGTCCCGGCTTTTCGGATCGTGATGATCATGCAGACCTTCGAGACGCCCTAATACGTCTCGAACAGGTTGATCGCGACATCATCGGCCTCGTGCACTGGGAGGGCTTCTCGCTCAAGGATGTAGGGCGGATCATGCGCATGAAGGAGGGAACGGTCCGGAGTCGCTATCACCGCGCACGCGCATCGTTGAGAACCTACCTGGCGGAACGCCCCGAGGGCACCACCTCTCCAAACGACGAACCCACAGCCGCTGCCGCTGTCGTAGAGGACCGTTCACGACAGGACCTCGTCGACAGCTGA
- a CDS encoding SdpI family protein, translated as MIIAISTAIPLLIAGVIMVWTAYRAYRRALPMNFWTGIRTTTTLRSEDAWSHGHAAAAVPIAIGGFGLIAAAATAVFVGEDYAIGAAAVGCAWIAIWLVIGSVVAGKAARQAENSPSD; from the coding sequence ATGATCATCGCCATCAGCACCGCAATCCCTCTGCTCATCGCGGGGGTCATCATGGTGTGGACTGCCTATCGGGCTTACCGTCGCGCCCTCCCTATGAACTTCTGGACAGGCATCAGGACCACAACGACACTTCGCTCCGAGGACGCTTGGAGTCACGGACACGCCGCCGCCGCGGTTCCCATTGCGATAGGTGGGTTCGGCCTCATCGCCGCGGCCGCAACCGCTGTCTTCGTCGGTGAGGACTACGCCATCGGTGCGGCCGCCGTCGGCTGTGCCTGGATCGCGATCTGGCTCGTCATCGGATCAGTGGTGGCAGGAAAGGCCGCCCGTCAGGCAGAGAACTCTCCGAGCGATTGA
- a CDS encoding GrpB family protein: MASDDRVVLVDGGHAEWARRAARMSLEILSVLPSASVEHIGSTAVPGLPAKPVVDLAVGVSAREVSRSAHQLAQHGFDLEGERSHHAWLSFPVRSARAYVVHVLEFRGEEWTKRVRFRDILLADEMSRERYLAVKQEASARAKDWGEYTRAKASVVSEILQRI, encoded by the coding sequence ATGGCATCCGACGATCGCGTGGTTCTGGTCGACGGTGGGCACGCGGAGTGGGCAAGACGAGCAGCCCGGATGTCGCTGGAGATCCTCTCAGTTCTGCCTTCTGCCTCAGTCGAGCACATTGGATCGACGGCTGTTCCTGGGCTACCGGCGAAGCCCGTCGTTGATCTCGCGGTCGGCGTAAGTGCTCGCGAGGTATCGCGTTCCGCTCACCAACTGGCGCAGCACGGTTTTGATCTTGAAGGTGAGCGCAGCCACCACGCGTGGCTGAGTTTCCCGGTTCGCTCCGCTCGTGCCTACGTAGTCCACGTGCTCGAGTTTCGGGGCGAGGAATGGACCAAGCGGGTACGGTTCCGCGATATCTTGCTCGCAGACGAGATGAGCCGAGAGAGGTATCTCGCCGTCAAGCAGGAAGCCTCAGCGCGGGCGAAGGACTGGGGTGAGTACACCAGAGCGAAGGCTTCTGTCGTGTCCGAGATTCTGCAGCGTATCTAG
- a CDS encoding histidine phosphatase family protein: MIRAMNSQHGAQTITFVRHALPEVDPQAQPSEWALTQAGVEAATALKLARSAQFVSSPELKALQTVALATGLSEDAVLIDPAFREVDRIENVHDGYRAARRAWVSGELDRRHDGWESLESAAHRLSDGLRRYDAPHVIVGTHGMVLTAWLVSAGVVMPGGSAVAFWEQLPFPAVVTVGVRVSGRVSLTS, encoded by the coding sequence ATGATCCGCGCGATGAATAGCCAGCACGGCGCCCAGACGATCACTTTCGTCCGTCACGCGCTCCCTGAGGTCGACCCGCAAGCACAACCCTCCGAGTGGGCGCTCACCCAGGCTGGTGTTGAGGCTGCCACGGCATTGAAGCTTGCTCGCAGCGCGCAGTTCGTCTCTAGTCCCGAACTCAAAGCCCTGCAAACGGTCGCATTGGCAACAGGTCTGTCAGAGGACGCCGTTCTCATCGATCCGGCTTTCCGTGAAGTGGATCGCATCGAGAACGTTCACGATGGGTATCGTGCGGCACGCCGTGCATGGGTTTCCGGAGAGCTTGACCGCCGACATGACGGCTGGGAATCGCTGGAATCTGCGGCGCACCGGCTCTCAGACGGGCTGCGACGCTACGACGCACCGCACGTGATCGTCGGCACCCACGGCATGGTCTTGACCGCATGGTTGGTGTCGGCCGGAGTTGTCATGCCCGGCGGCTCTGCCGTGGCATTCTGGGAGCAGTTGCCCTTCCCCGCAGTCGTCACCGTTGGGGTGCGAGTCTCGGGTCGGGTGTCATTGACCTCCTGA
- a CDS encoding nucleotide pyrophosphohydrolase: MDRFTQFSLQINDFARERGWDALHDSKSLALALVGEVGEVAEVLQWLTPEEQTHLRDDSSSHRQQLREELADVLIYLIELAAHVEIDLLDAAEAKLQLNARKHPLTAATSNDPRDE; this comes from the coding sequence ATGGATCGCTTCACGCAGTTCAGCTTGCAGATCAACGACTTTGCACGGGAACGGGGTTGGGACGCGCTACACGACTCCAAGAGTCTCGCTCTGGCGCTCGTCGGTGAGGTCGGAGAGGTCGCTGAGGTCTTGCAATGGCTCACACCCGAGGAGCAGACCCACTTGCGGGACGATTCATCGAGCCACCGGCAACAACTCCGTGAGGAACTGGCTGACGTGCTGATCTATCTGATCGAGCTTGCCGCTCACGTCGAGATAGATCTGCTCGACGCCGCTGAGGCAAAGTTGCAGCTCAATGCAAGGAAGCATCCCCTGACTGCCGCCACGTCTAATGATCCGCGCGATGAATAG